The Rhododendron vialii isolate Sample 1 chromosome 6a, ASM3025357v1 genome includes a window with the following:
- the LOC131328827 gene encoding probable ubiquitin-conjugating enzyme E2 26 isoform X1 has protein sequence MEPQQLTRYIPQQSKKRVFPESSSSYMDQEVVEISPPSSWSSKPRLLKQKEIIQHEVIDIDMDEDSDDIMFIDEKIGANNKRKEALAISSGSVAGVESSKKSSVSVLDTSLNLEGFSNDFSYSYDDYMDSVNYVQNDDNYAVLQAHFDTIDIPPGVEAPIPWFSNPTPNEKNSAAMKSSNCWTDSSHSWGLPEPAKPGKTSASLSSSSLKTRMNTRSQPRWVPVPPSSSYAESAQNKKKSAASTSLTSGKSQMERATANFPSRFKSIMEYSKKKLSLSGSNYASNSRLDAMQPPSGMESFQGPYLRSRRNKPVDNGDVIDAKFPAKDTMSLPPGVDPYMSGWQRYDGFMDKPSPMGSGIHNSSHSPFTSGEAFYAPWVEDFAYSQMSPTAAGKEFYGPWVQNLANSQKSPTAAGKESYASWVQDLASSQESPTAAGKESYAPWVQDLATSQESPTAAGSSTVPPVATSPTESHGNDDDILKKFQLFKKFDMVQDHSDHYHSSKGSSSKQPSKSWAKKIQDEWRILEKDLPDTIFVRVYESRMDLLRAVIVGAEGTPYHDGLFFFDIFFPAGYPSVPPLVHYHAGGLRLNPNLYACGKVCLSLLNTWSGSQNEKWIPGVSTMLQVLVSIQALILNEKPYFNEPGFAHSSGTPSGEKSSQSYNETTLILSLKTMVYTMKKPPKHFEDLVLGHFCKHAQDILAACKAYMEGVQVGCLAGGGVQDVDAGSKSCSTLFKSNLAKYITVLVQTFSLIGAKDCEKFLSLAKKGSPDLPRNYY, from the exons ATAATTCAACACGAAGTAATTGATATAGACATGGATGAAGATTCGGATGATATTATGTTCATTGATGAGAAAATTGGCGCAAATAACAAACGAAAG GAAGCTTTGGCCATTTCTTCTGGATCAGTGGCTGGAGTTGAGTCTTCTAAGAAGAGCTCTGTCTCAGTTCTGGATACTTCTCTTAATCTAGAAGGTTTCAGTAACGATTTTTCTTATTCCTATGATGATTATATGGATAGCGTAAATTATGTACAGAATGATGACAATTATGCGGTTCTGCAAGCCCATTTTGATACCATAGATATTCCTCCTGGAGTTGAGGCTCCGATTCCTTGGTTCTCTAATCCTACCCCGAATGAAAAGAATAGTGCTGCTATGAAGAGTTCAAATTGTTGGACAGACTCGTCTCATTCTTGGGGTTTGCCTGAACCTGCGAAGCCTGGAAAAACGTCAGCTTCCTTGAGCAGTTCAAGTTTGAAAACCCGTATGAACACTCGGAGTCAACCTAGGTGGGTGCCTGTGCCTCCATCTTCATCCTATGCTGAATCTGCTCAGAATAAGAAGAAATCAGCTGCTTCAACTAGTTTGACTTCTGGGAAATCTCAAATGGAGAGGGCTACTGCAAATTTTCCAAGTCGATTTAAATCCATTATGGAATATAGTAAGAAGAAACTCTCTCTTTCTGGCAGTAACTATGCTTCAAATAGCCGATTGGACGCTATGCAGCCGCCCTCTGGAATGGAATCTTTTCAGGGGCCTTATCTTCGCAGCAGACGTAATAAGCCAGTTGATAATGGTGATGTAATTGATGCAAAGTTTCCCGCAAAGGACACAATGAGTCTTCCTCCTGGAGTAGATCCATATATGTCTGGGTGGCAACGCTATGATGGGTTTATGGACAAACCGTCTCCAATGGGTAGTGGTATCCATAATTCATCACATAGTCCTTTCACTTCTGGGGAAGCATTTTATGCCCCCTGGGTCGAGGATTTTGCTTACAGTCAAATGAGTCCAACTGCTGCTGGGAAAGAATTTTATGGCCCGTGGGTCCAGAATCTTGCTAATAGTCAAAAGAGTCCAACTGCTGCTGGGAAAGAGTCGTATGCCTCCTGGGTCCAGGATCTTGCTTCCAGTCAAGAGAGTCCAACTGCTGCTGGGAAAGAGTCGTATGCCCCCTGGGTCCAGGATCTTGCTACCAGTCAAGAGAGTCCAACTGCTGCTGGAAGTTCAACAGTGCCACCTGTTGCAACCTCTCCAACTGAGAGTCATGGTAATGATGATGATATTCTGAAGAAgttccaactttttaaaaagtttgataTGGTTCAAGATCATTCTGACCATTATCATTCTTCCAAAGGTTCTTCATCAAAGCAG CCCTCAAAGAGTTGGGCAAAGAAAATACAGGATGAGTGGAGGATCCTGGAGAAAGATTTGCCAG ACACGATATTTGTCAGGGTTTATGAATCAAGGATGGACCTTTTGAGAGCGGTAATTGTAGGAGCTGAGGGGACTCCCTACCATGATGGTCTCTTCTTCTTTGATATTTTCTTCCCAGCCGGGTATCCAAGTGTCCCTCCG CTTGTGCACTACCATGCTGGTGGTCTTCGACTCAACCCAAATTTGTACGCCTGTGGAAAAGTATGCCTGAGTCTTCTCAATACCTGGAGCGGTAGCCAGAATGAAAAGTGGATCCCCGGTGTATCAACCATGCTACAAGTTCTGGTGTCTATACAGGCTCTGATTCTGAATGAAAAGCCCTACTTCAATGAACCTGGTTTTGCACATTCGAGTGGGACTCCTAGTGGAGAAAAGAGCTCCCAGAGCTATAATGAAACTACGCTGATTCTGTCACTGAAAACAATGGTTTATACCATGAAGAAGCCACCAAAG CATTTCGAGGACTTGGTTCTTGGACATTTCTGCAAGCATGCTCAAGATATTTTGGCAGCATGTAAAGCATATATGGAAGGTGTTCAAGTGGGATGTCTGGCCGGGGGAGGTGTTCAGGATGTTGATGCAGGTAGCAAGAGCTGCTCAACACTGTTCAAGAGtaatttggctaagtacatcaCAGTGCTTGTTCAGACATTTTCACTAATTGGGGCAAAGGATTGCGAGAAGTTCCTTTCCCTTGCCAAGAAGGGATCCCCAGACTTGCCTCGTAATTATTACTGA
- the LOC131328832 gene encoding uncharacterized protein LOC131328832 isoform X2 has translation MEFGPKLKEQMQWCGDHSEEISKLAVASRKLFFEGHSPILEVLYRQQKEPKIWISILDYLGFFLKLTKLEKNDFDRLVVQKGIKVSVADGSESRSLFFLNRYFWVRPPSKWWKVNVDGSVLHSGVSGVGFSYRDDEGKLGPIYSMRIGNKKHSFEAELEAMIFGVNYAIYHKFLNLVIESDSKALCRYLWGLDPIPPNLLQQFLRLRLDELTAYSISLVPRDANRVADNLATAATCSSNVRANKMRAARFCAQQEEMGKPYYTVNRKYSTRCTHRSSTRDSPSDDFIFLPFFFCTAETNSSHRLPLPQRKIPSLPLWIREIGWHHLLESLCICDALKCATALLERKLGGIRLDLDGDHLLHHAARFCSSKLIQLFLHLKARSDTRYSDYSYDHGEDLTNGLRPLDIAFNFARNQYTSLESYSFGGQSTFEMIHLCQLRVGRVGDAIKFVACASKYVAKEGYHYARKAKLIELALLLIVAPKKILVPVNLYVEGGGGSSGRTTILHWLQFQILILTHEEKLMGDCKNGKLTEIRRKKMVMRSAALLLEVFERAGHAIEEIIQYLSRSPCARSEELEKHAVFWLKEAGFEFKNGDFDFSTMDWFDITLTDSIRTRNRTPTKDAPSAETNSSPRLPLPQQKILSLPLWGVSPWSSAQTFPFHQTRCFTSTDKSHYTNHMKQTEPMVQNVPQWLSKVRLAHFARLLRRGMKIA, from the exons ATGGAGTTTGG GCCCAAACTTAAGGAGCAGATGCAGTGGTGTGGAGATCATTCAGAAGAGATCAGCAAGCTTGCAGTG GCCTCCCGCAAATTGTTTTTCGAAGGGCATTCGCCAATATTGGAGGTTTTGTATAGGCAACAAAAGGAACCGAAGATATGGATTTCAATATTAGACTATCTAGGGTTTTTTCTTAAGTTGACAAAATTGGAGAAAAATGACTTTGATAGGTTAGTAGTTCAAAAGGGCATTAAAGTATCCGTTGCAGATGGATCAGAAAGCAGGTCCTTATTCTTTTTGAATAGGTATTTTTGGGTTCGTCCACCATCCAAGTGGTGGAAGGTGAACGTAGATGGTAGTGTATTGCACTCTGGTGTCTCTGGGGTCGGCTTCTCTTATAGAGACGACGAAGGGAAATTGGGTCCAATTTATAGTATGCGTATAGGAAACAAGAAGCACTCCTTTGAGGCAGAGTTAGAAGCGATGATATTCGGAGTTAATTACGCGATCTATCAcaagtttttgaatttggttatagAAAGTGATAGCAAAGCACTTTGTAGATATTTGTGGGGCCTGGACCCTATTCCACCCAATTTGCTTCAACAATTCCTACGCCTTCGCTTGGATGAATTGACTGCTTACTCCATTTCACTAGTTCCAAGGGATGCAAACAGGGTAGCAGATAACCTAGCGACAGCAGCAACTTGTAGCTCAAATGTGCGGGCAAATAAGATGCGCGCAGCAAGGTTTTGCGCTCAGCAGGAGGAAATGGGCAAGCCGTATTACACTGTGAATAGGAAGTACTCCACCCGATGTACTCATCGGTCCTCTACAAGGGATTCTCCTTCTGATGACttcatttttcttcctttctttttctgcacAGCAGAGACAAATTCGAGTCATCGCCTGCCTTTGCCGCAGCGAAAAATTCCTTCTTTGCCTCTTTGGATAAGAGAAATTGGGTGGCACCATCTTTTGGAGAGTCTCTGCATATGTGATGCCTTGAAATGTGCCACTGCGTTGCTGGAACGGAAATTGGGCGGCATAAGACTGGATTTGGATGGGGATCACCTCTTGCATCATGCGGCTAGATTTTGTTCATCGAAACTGATCCAGTTATTTCTTCACCTTAAAGCTCGAAGCGATACCAGATATTCTGATTATAGCTATGATCATGGCGAAGATCTGACGAATGGGTTGCGCCCACTCGATATAGCGTTTAACTTTGCAAg GAATCAGTACACCTCTCTGGAGTCGTATTCGTTTGGAGGGCAATCTACTTTTGAAATGATACATCTTTGCCAACTCAGagtg GGACGCGTTGGGGATGCTATTAAGTTTGTTGCATGTGCATCCAAGTACGTTGCAAAGGAAGGTTACCATTATGCAAGGAAAGCAAAGCTCATTGAGTTGGCTCTCTTGCTGATTGTGGCTCCCAAAAAGATTTTGGTCCCTGTCAATTTGTACGtcgaaggtggtggtggttcaAGCGGAAGAACCACCATCCTGCATTGGTTACAGTTTCAAATCCTAATACTAACTCATGAGGAGAAATTAATGGGAGACTGTAAAAATGGCAAGTTAACCGAGATTCGCAGGAAGAAGATGGTTATGAGGTCAGCTGCACTATTGCTTGAAGTTTTTGAGAGGGCTGGTCATGCCATTGAGGAAATTATTCAGTACCTGTCACGGTCACCTTGT GCGAGAAGTGAAGAACTGGAGAAACATGCTGTTTTCTGGCTTAAGGAAGCAGGATTTGAATTCAAGAATGGGGACTTTGATTTTAGCACTATGGACTGGTTTGA CATCACGCTTACTGATTCCATAAGGACCAGGAACAGGACCCCTACCAAGGATGCTCcatcag CAGAGACAAATTCCAGTCCTCGCCTGCCTTTGCCGCAGCAAAAAATTCTGTCTTTGCCCCTTTGG GGTGTTAGTCCTTGGTCCTCTGCCCAGACTTTCCCTTTTCACCAAACCCGTTGTTTCACCTCCACGGACAAGTCACATTACACAAATCATATGAAGCAAACTGAACCCATGGTGCAGAATGTGCCCCAATGGCTGTCCAAGGTGAGGCTTGCACATTTTGCAAGGTTGCTCAGGAGGGGGATGAAAATTGCTTGA
- the LOC131328832 gene encoding uncharacterized protein LOC131328832 isoform X1, producing MGQQSLVYSFVARGTVIVAEFIGFTGNFTTIASQYLQRLPATANTFIYNNDGHTFNYLVQDGFTYCVVAVESAGRHIPIVFLERIRDEFTQTYGSGKAATAVANSLNMEFGPKLKEQMQWCGDHSEEISKLAVASRKLFFEGHSPILEVLYRQQKEPKIWISILDYLGFFLKLTKLEKNDFDRLVVQKGIKVSVADGSESRSLFFLNRYFWVRPPSKWWKVNVDGSVLHSGVSGVGFSYRDDEGKLGPIYSMRIGNKKHSFEAELEAMIFGVNYAIYHKFLNLVIESDSKALCRYLWGLDPIPPNLLQQFLRLRLDELTAYSISLVPRDANRVADNLATAATCSSNVRANKMRAARFCAQQEEMGKPYYTVNRKYSTRCTHRSSTRDSPSDDFIFLPFFFCTAETNSSHRLPLPQRKIPSLPLWIREIGWHHLLESLCICDALKCATALLERKLGGIRLDLDGDHLLHHAARFCSSKLIQLFLHLKARSDTRYSDYSYDHGEDLTNGLRPLDIAFNFARNQYTSLESYSFGGQSTFEMIHLCQLRVGRVGDAIKFVACASKYVAKEGYHYARKAKLIELALLLIVAPKKILVPVNLYVEGGGGSSGRTTILHWLQFQILILTHEEKLMGDCKNGKLTEIRRKKMVMRSAALLLEVFERAGHAIEEIIQYLSRSPCARSEELEKHAVFWLKEAGFEFKNGDFDFSTMDWFDITLTDSIRTRNRTPTKDAPSAETNSSPRLPLPQQKILSLPLWGVSPWSSAQTFPFHQTRCFTSTDKSHYTNHMKQTEPMVQNVPQWLSKVRLAHFARLLRRGMKIA from the exons ATGGGCCAACAATCCCTCGTATACAGCTTCGTCGCTAGAGGCACCGTAATCGTCGCCGAATTCATCGGATTCACTGGCAACTTCACCACCATTGCTTCCCAGTACCTCCAGAGACTCCCTGCCACCGCCAACACGTTCATCTACAACAACGATGGCCACACCTTCAACTACCTCGTCCAAGACGGCTTCA CTTACTGTGTGGTTGCTGTGGAATCTGCTGGCAGACATATTCCGATTGTGTTTCTTGAACGAATTAGGGATGAATTTACCCAGACATATGGCAGTGGGAAAGCTGCAACGGCTGTTGCTAATAGCCTGAATATGGAGTTTGG GCCCAAACTTAAGGAGCAGATGCAGTGGTGTGGAGATCATTCAGAAGAGATCAGCAAGCTTGCAGTG GCCTCCCGCAAATTGTTTTTCGAAGGGCATTCGCCAATATTGGAGGTTTTGTATAGGCAACAAAAGGAACCGAAGATATGGATTTCAATATTAGACTATCTAGGGTTTTTTCTTAAGTTGACAAAATTGGAGAAAAATGACTTTGATAGGTTAGTAGTTCAAAAGGGCATTAAAGTATCCGTTGCAGATGGATCAGAAAGCAGGTCCTTATTCTTTTTGAATAGGTATTTTTGGGTTCGTCCACCATCCAAGTGGTGGAAGGTGAACGTAGATGGTAGTGTATTGCACTCTGGTGTCTCTGGGGTCGGCTTCTCTTATAGAGACGACGAAGGGAAATTGGGTCCAATTTATAGTATGCGTATAGGAAACAAGAAGCACTCCTTTGAGGCAGAGTTAGAAGCGATGATATTCGGAGTTAATTACGCGATCTATCAcaagtttttgaatttggttatagAAAGTGATAGCAAAGCACTTTGTAGATATTTGTGGGGCCTGGACCCTATTCCACCCAATTTGCTTCAACAATTCCTACGCCTTCGCTTGGATGAATTGACTGCTTACTCCATTTCACTAGTTCCAAGGGATGCAAACAGGGTAGCAGATAACCTAGCGACAGCAGCAACTTGTAGCTCAAATGTGCGGGCAAATAAGATGCGCGCAGCAAGGTTTTGCGCTCAGCAGGAGGAAATGGGCAAGCCGTATTACACTGTGAATAGGAAGTACTCCACCCGATGTACTCATCGGTCCTCTACAAGGGATTCTCCTTCTGATGACttcatttttcttcctttctttttctgcacAGCAGAGACAAATTCGAGTCATCGCCTGCCTTTGCCGCAGCGAAAAATTCCTTCTTTGCCTCTTTGGATAAGAGAAATTGGGTGGCACCATCTTTTGGAGAGTCTCTGCATATGTGATGCCTTGAAATGTGCCACTGCGTTGCTGGAACGGAAATTGGGCGGCATAAGACTGGATTTGGATGGGGATCACCTCTTGCATCATGCGGCTAGATTTTGTTCATCGAAACTGATCCAGTTATTTCTTCACCTTAAAGCTCGAAGCGATACCAGATATTCTGATTATAGCTATGATCATGGCGAAGATCTGACGAATGGGTTGCGCCCACTCGATATAGCGTTTAACTTTGCAAg GAATCAGTACACCTCTCTGGAGTCGTATTCGTTTGGAGGGCAATCTACTTTTGAAATGATACATCTTTGCCAACTCAGagtg GGACGCGTTGGGGATGCTATTAAGTTTGTTGCATGTGCATCCAAGTACGTTGCAAAGGAAGGTTACCATTATGCAAGGAAAGCAAAGCTCATTGAGTTGGCTCTCTTGCTGATTGTGGCTCCCAAAAAGATTTTGGTCCCTGTCAATTTGTACGtcgaaggtggtggtggttcaAGCGGAAGAACCACCATCCTGCATTGGTTACAGTTTCAAATCCTAATACTAACTCATGAGGAGAAATTAATGGGAGACTGTAAAAATGGCAAGTTAACCGAGATTCGCAGGAAGAAGATGGTTATGAGGTCAGCTGCACTATTGCTTGAAGTTTTTGAGAGGGCTGGTCATGCCATTGAGGAAATTATTCAGTACCTGTCACGGTCACCTTGT GCGAGAAGTGAAGAACTGGAGAAACATGCTGTTTTCTGGCTTAAGGAAGCAGGATTTGAATTCAAGAATGGGGACTTTGATTTTAGCACTATGGACTGGTTTGA CATCACGCTTACTGATTCCATAAGGACCAGGAACAGGACCCCTACCAAGGATGCTCcatcag CAGAGACAAATTCCAGTCCTCGCCTGCCTTTGCCGCAGCAAAAAATTCTGTCTTTGCCCCTTTGG GGTGTTAGTCCTTGGTCCTCTGCCCAGACTTTCCCTTTTCACCAAACCCGTTGTTTCACCTCCACGGACAAGTCACATTACACAAATCATATGAAGCAAACTGAACCCATGGTGCAGAATGTGCCCCAATGGCTGTCCAAGGTGAGGCTTGCACATTTTGCAAGGTTGCTCAGGAGGGGGATGAAAATTGCTTGA
- the LOC131328827 gene encoding probable ubiquitin-conjugating enzyme E2 25 isoform X2: MEPQQLTRYIPQQSKKRVFPESSSSYMDQEVVEISPPSSWSSKPRLLKQKEIIQHEVIDIDMDEDSDDIMFIDEKIGANNKRKNDDNYAVLQAHFDTIDIPPGVEAPIPWFSNPTPNEKNSAAMKSSNCWTDSSHSWGLPEPAKPGKTSASLSSSSLKTRMNTRSQPRWVPVPPSSSYAESAQNKKKSAASTSLTSGKSQMERATANFPSRFKSIMEYSKKKLSLSGSNYASNSRLDAMQPPSGMESFQGPYLRSRRNKPVDNGDVIDAKFPAKDTMSLPPGVDPYMSGWQRYDGFMDKPSPMGSGIHNSSHSPFTSGEAFYAPWVEDFAYSQMSPTAAGKEFYGPWVQNLANSQKSPTAAGKESYASWVQDLASSQESPTAAGKESYAPWVQDLATSQESPTAAGSSTVPPVATSPTESHGNDDDILKKFQLFKKFDMVQDHSDHYHSSKGSSSKQPSKSWAKKIQDEWRILEKDLPDTIFVRVYESRMDLLRAVIVGAEGTPYHDGLFFFDIFFPAGYPSVPPLVHYHAGGLRLNPNLYACGKVCLSLLNTWSGSQNEKWIPGVSTMLQVLVSIQALILNEKPYFNEPGFAHSSGTPSGEKSSQSYNETTLILSLKTMVYTMKKPPKHFEDLVLGHFCKHAQDILAACKAYMEGVQVGCLAGGGVQDVDAGSKSCSTLFKSNLAKYITVLVQTFSLIGAKDCEKFLSLAKKGSPDLPRNYY; the protein is encoded by the exons ATAATTCAACACGAAGTAATTGATATAGACATGGATGAAGATTCGGATGATATTATGTTCATTGATGAGAAAATTGGCGCAAATAACAAACGAAAG AATGATGACAATTATGCGGTTCTGCAAGCCCATTTTGATACCATAGATATTCCTCCTGGAGTTGAGGCTCCGATTCCTTGGTTCTCTAATCCTACCCCGAATGAAAAGAATAGTGCTGCTATGAAGAGTTCAAATTGTTGGACAGACTCGTCTCATTCTTGGGGTTTGCCTGAACCTGCGAAGCCTGGAAAAACGTCAGCTTCCTTGAGCAGTTCAAGTTTGAAAACCCGTATGAACACTCGGAGTCAACCTAGGTGGGTGCCTGTGCCTCCATCTTCATCCTATGCTGAATCTGCTCAGAATAAGAAGAAATCAGCTGCTTCAACTAGTTTGACTTCTGGGAAATCTCAAATGGAGAGGGCTACTGCAAATTTTCCAAGTCGATTTAAATCCATTATGGAATATAGTAAGAAGAAACTCTCTCTTTCTGGCAGTAACTATGCTTCAAATAGCCGATTGGACGCTATGCAGCCGCCCTCTGGAATGGAATCTTTTCAGGGGCCTTATCTTCGCAGCAGACGTAATAAGCCAGTTGATAATGGTGATGTAATTGATGCAAAGTTTCCCGCAAAGGACACAATGAGTCTTCCTCCTGGAGTAGATCCATATATGTCTGGGTGGCAACGCTATGATGGGTTTATGGACAAACCGTCTCCAATGGGTAGTGGTATCCATAATTCATCACATAGTCCTTTCACTTCTGGGGAAGCATTTTATGCCCCCTGGGTCGAGGATTTTGCTTACAGTCAAATGAGTCCAACTGCTGCTGGGAAAGAATTTTATGGCCCGTGGGTCCAGAATCTTGCTAATAGTCAAAAGAGTCCAACTGCTGCTGGGAAAGAGTCGTATGCCTCCTGGGTCCAGGATCTTGCTTCCAGTCAAGAGAGTCCAACTGCTGCTGGGAAAGAGTCGTATGCCCCCTGGGTCCAGGATCTTGCTACCAGTCAAGAGAGTCCAACTGCTGCTGGAAGTTCAACAGTGCCACCTGTTGCAACCTCTCCAACTGAGAGTCATGGTAATGATGATGATATTCTGAAGAAgttccaactttttaaaaagtttgataTGGTTCAAGATCATTCTGACCATTATCATTCTTCCAAAGGTTCTTCATCAAAGCAG CCCTCAAAGAGTTGGGCAAAGAAAATACAGGATGAGTGGAGGATCCTGGAGAAAGATTTGCCAG ACACGATATTTGTCAGGGTTTATGAATCAAGGATGGACCTTTTGAGAGCGGTAATTGTAGGAGCTGAGGGGACTCCCTACCATGATGGTCTCTTCTTCTTTGATATTTTCTTCCCAGCCGGGTATCCAAGTGTCCCTCCG CTTGTGCACTACCATGCTGGTGGTCTTCGACTCAACCCAAATTTGTACGCCTGTGGAAAAGTATGCCTGAGTCTTCTCAATACCTGGAGCGGTAGCCAGAATGAAAAGTGGATCCCCGGTGTATCAACCATGCTACAAGTTCTGGTGTCTATACAGGCTCTGATTCTGAATGAAAAGCCCTACTTCAATGAACCTGGTTTTGCACATTCGAGTGGGACTCCTAGTGGAGAAAAGAGCTCCCAGAGCTATAATGAAACTACGCTGATTCTGTCACTGAAAACAATGGTTTATACCATGAAGAAGCCACCAAAG CATTTCGAGGACTTGGTTCTTGGACATTTCTGCAAGCATGCTCAAGATATTTTGGCAGCATGTAAAGCATATATGGAAGGTGTTCAAGTGGGATGTCTGGCCGGGGGAGGTGTTCAGGATGTTGATGCAGGTAGCAAGAGCTGCTCAACACTGTTCAAGAGtaatttggctaagtacatcaCAGTGCTTGTTCAGACATTTTCACTAATTGGGGCAAAGGATTGCGAGAAGTTCCTTTCCCTTGCCAAGAAGGGATCCCCAGACTTGCCTCGTAATTATTACTGA